TCCTCCTACCAAAACCCCGCTCATCTCTCGGAAAAAGATATGGCATATGACAGCAGCCCCAAAGATTAAAGTGTTTATGTGGTTAGCATGTAAAAATTCTCTCGCGACTGTGAGCTAACTTATTTCTCGGACACATTGCCCCAAACCCAAACCGTAGTCTATGCAATCGAACAACTCAAACCCTAGAACATCTCTTTTTCTATTGTCCTTGGACGAGAGGAATTtggaatcatcaaaagattaaaaatccCTATCTCACTTACCTCTGTCCGACGCCCGGAGGAATGGGTAGCTTCCGTGAGCGCTCTATCTCGGATCTCCCCAAGTTTTGAAGAGATTGCCTATCCGATGTGGGAAACTTGGCGTCGCCGAAACGATGCCATCTTCCGACGTAAGACCCTTGATCCTACTCGTCGTGGAAAATGCTCTCATCAATGCCGCACTTTCAAGTCCCCGCAACCCCGTCAAACTCGAGGAAAAGATGATAGAGCCGGTGGGGAACGTCAATGGAAACCTCCGACTCGGGCACTATCAAATGTAATGTTGATGGATCTTTCATTCCCGGCGAACAGCACGGCACGATCGCCCGTATTTACAGAAATCATGAAGGAAATCTTACCGATATGTTTACGGCCATCCCCCCTTTCGGCTTTTCAAAGGAAATATTTGCCCTTATTCGAGCTCTCCAACATTTGATCAATCAAGGCTTTCATCGTCGCCGAGTTTAGATTGAATCGGACTACCTCCAACTGGTGGAGATCCTTCGGAATCGTCAGCCGCAACCCTGGAACGAGAGGCACCTCTTCCATGCTCTCCACGATCTTCTTTCGAGTTGCCCTAATTTTTCAATTCGCTTCGCTTGTAGAGATGCCAACCTAGCGGCGACCGGGGCCGCTAAAGCTCACAGATCTATTGGCCCATCTAGACACTGGCTTATATTTCCCTCCCCTTTTTGTCGATATCATTCTCTCGGATGCTATATTAGCAGGATGTAAATCGCTTCCCATCTAATATATATTTCagtttccgaccaaaaaaaaaaaaaactatgttgACAACACTCCCTACGATCTGCATATGTATACCTATCTAATATTGGGTTGGCACCTCGTAACTTGCGCAAGACAAAGGGCTCTAACCCCCTTGTTAGGGACATTGCTTTCTAATTACTAGAAAATGCTGAGACGACATTTTTTATCGAAAGACTTCAGAATTCTTGTTATGATCGATGACAGTTCAAGTGAATAATAGGATCACTAGTTTTTCCACACTAAAATTCcaacaaattgaatcatgtCGTTTAGCGAGTCTATCCAAAACGTTCTGACAAAACTGTGccctgttttttgttttcttttcaatggacGGGGGTGTCATATTGTTTTTGAAAAAGCAAGGGGTTGTACCTAGAATTTGGCCATGCCAGACGCAATGTCATGGCGAGAAAAGGACAATATCAAAATCATGACTTTCTTACGACCATGGTttgaatgtcataacttttcaattgattaattgagtgttatAACTCTTGTACGACGTTCACTTAAGTGATTGTAAATTTTCAATCCATCATGCAAGCGTTGTGGACTTTAAAAAACGTCCACCACAAGTGATAAATTCCCGACTTGGCATGACacttgtggtaaaaaaaaaaattaaaagtcacATCACTCAAAGCATTTAATTAAAAGTTGTGACACTTGCAATATCCTAATAATTCTCACTTAACAATTTAGCACAACACATGAAACAGGTACGCTGTGCGATCAACATGAACAGTTGTTGCATTTTCAAGTATTATCCTGTCCTGCTTGAATGAATGAATGGGAACAGATTTGGATTGACATAGCGTACTTCTTTAGCATTAACAACTTgcttaaaaaactttaaatattCTTCATGTTTCGCTGGTCATAAGATCAGCAAATCAATCTTCTAATGGAAACTCGATTTTCTAGAGAATATGCATGAACCGcgatttgatttgtttattcCTTTTCTAAACTGATGATGAGAATGAGAGAGAGTCTGGACAATCTGTCGCTGTTTGTTTACTAGTTCCCGTCATTATCAAGAaaacctcaattttaatttcgtgTGAAGGCTTAAACAACTAATATAACTCTCTAGGTTCAATCTAATGGGAACTCCCGCTTAATGGCACTCATTATTTTCCTCATTAGATATTTTTTAACGAAAAAATTTGGAGCTAGTGCGGTACACGTGGCATAATGTTTTTCCCAATTAAATTCCTTTTTTGGGTAGCATAACTTACGTAACAATCTCATGAACTCTGGGCTGTTTGTGGAGTAATTGGCTGATTTATATGGATGTGTTGGCTGCGGAACCATATCTACCCAGAGAATACGATTCTGATTCCTCGGAATTTTTTatattggggaaaaaaaaaccctaaactcgAATTTAAATGGCTCATTTTAATAGAGTTCCTTCAAAAAAGTGAAAGTGAATTACGTCGCCTTATCTTGCATGCGGACTCCACAATTTGCATCATTACATTAAACCATAATATGATATATTAGAAAGGTAGATGTGAAGAAATTTTAGCaaacagaaataaatttgaaaacggaaaaaaattaaaaaataagcaaCCTCTCACTTCTTGTTGACCTTGCCGCCGTCGAAGGTTGCAACTATCACCTAACGACACCACTGTAAAAATGAAGATCCATGGCATCGCAAACACTTCTACTACCACAGAAGGACGACGACCATTGTTGAAGTGAATCAATGGAGGCCATCATCCTCCATGGCTGCGGTTCGGTACCTCTGTCTATAGGGAGGAAGGCATATTGGATCAATTGAGAAAGTAAGAGAGCATGGGGCCAGTGTCGGATGCCGAATGGCAGCAGCAAGGTTAGGCTTTGTGGTGCCATGGTCGGACCGAGTCACTGTGGCAGATGGGCGGCCGATCTATGTGGCCTAGGAAGGAGAAGAAACGAGCGTGgaggatgaaaatgaaaaaagattaaaaaaaaaaggaaaaaggaaaaagaaaagaaaccagaagaagaagaagaagaacaaaaaaaagaaatgaaaggaaaaccaGATATCAGCCATTAAGTTTTCATTGTCCGAGATGTGCTCCTCCCAAAAGCCTAAATCAGGAAAATTCCTATAtcaaaaaattttcaattatccaaaaattgaaaaagaaatagtattCCATAAAATTTGATTGCTTAGAATATGAATCCATTGTGGATTCCATGTTGATTAAGCCAAACGAGGCCAGTAATAATGATTAAACAACTTGATCACATTCATTTcgttttgtttgaaattttagttCCCTACCAAGGTGTGTacttaataaaaataatgatagaTCTTTTGGTCAAATTCTATGTGCTTTTTGTTAGATTTGGTGATCAGCTAGAAAGCCAAATTCAACGTACACTATGAAGCTTTCTTTTGTGAatccatttcatcttctatgtaataaataaatacttcCTATAAAAAAGCACACGTTTGCCGCTCTGTGCTTTGTAATGTTCGACTATATAAAATAAGGGAAGGAATTCTTACTTAGTTTGGTCTTCCAAATTGTTGCCTGCTTTTTGAGACATTTTCGGATTAGGAAGAACCAATACATCCGTAGATATTTATATTCAAGTATTCTAACATGTttgacaaaaacaaaacaaaaaaacaaaaaaaaaaagaattttagtAATTGACTGGCAAAAAATAATAGTGTTTTAGTATTCGGTTTCCATTTGTGAATTGAAATACTGATCAATAAGACATGcttcataaaatttaatttatatatcaaatcaaatcgagAGAGAATGATCAACACGCTTTTGATTTCATTGAATATCCCTTTTAATAATGTGAAACTATGATAAATTCCTTTACAAGAGTAAGTCAAAAGGCGAAAAAGtgagttttctctttttttttggtaaagacgAAAAAAGTGAGTTAATGTTTACGCATTCATAACATgcattggcaaaaaaaaaaaaagccatttcAAACTTCGGATTTTAAATCGCATCTGAAAATGCAATGTGCATTGGAGATGACCCTTATGTCCTTCCATTTTCAAAGATCAAATGGCATCTTTTACCTAACATCCGCGAAAGACTCCAAACATGGGGACAATACAAAAGAACCAATGTCCCATGGAAAAagatgcagaaaaaaaaaattcatagaaacCAGTCATTTTGAGGGCCCCATCGAAAGCTTCCCGAACGATAAAATCGAGCGCATCATGGGCTGATTGCGTCACCTAAAGAAGAATCGTACGACCCTGCCATTGGTCCCTACAAGCTTCCAGGAAAAAGCAGGTGTCGAAGGAAAATTGGCGATCCTTGTCGTTACGTGCTCATGTTCGTCCCTGGCTCCACCTCCATCATATCCACATACAGTCCTTTTTGAACGGAGAACCATCCAGTAATGACGTTGATCATTTGTCCGGACGAATAAACAATGAGGTTgatgattttggaaaaatcaaCGATAGGCTTTCGACAAAGAACTAACCGGGACAGGTTTAGAATTAGAGGAAAAGTTGATAATtcttaaaaacaaataaaatttggggacataattgagattgaatttaaAGTTAGGTTTTATTTCACAGAATTCAGCTTgaagaaattataatttacatATGTATTGTAACTTTCATTTAATCATTTATATATCCAGGCACAAGTCATCTGTGTATGTGTCAAATTTCTTTGATGGCatctatattttttgtttcttttatatttGATCCCTAAACTTAATACTTTTAATCAAATTGGTTACCTGGTTGAAAAAATTAGCTCATCAAGTTATGCTAATGTGGCTTTTTAGAATTCTaacgaaaaacaaaataaatataattggaaatataaaaaaaaaaaacttaaatataAAGAGAATAAACACAGTTTCTACATTGGTTGTAGGGGGTCGTGACCCTCACAGATTGCAGCCATCGTATGGCATGGGTTTCGTGATGCTTTCTCAAGGTTATGTGACCCCCACAGTTGTTTTGTGGGCTTGCAAACCCAATTGAGATTTTGTTCCACATGGAATCTTGCATCTCCAACTAGATTTAAAATAAGGTTTTGAAACCTTGGCGACTTGTGGACTCGGTCACATGACCTTGGCGATAtcttttttcaagttttaaatattataatttaacttaaacggaaataaaatttctatcaaTGCTGGTTATCCAGTCATTTTTGACGTGGTGCTAATGTGAGAGTCTAGCTTAGCATGTTAATTGGCCAATTTAGTAGAATGActaacatgaaaaagaaaaaaaatacggTTTAGGAACTACTTTagcatgcaaaaaaaaaaaagggtattgAGACGATATGAACAAATTGCGAAAAGTACAATTAGACGATGGTGCAGTCTCATTCCTTGTATTTTCAAAGATATCTAATCAGCAAAAGAGCTATTTACAAGCAAAACTAGCCTTACTTACCGGACATGAAAATAGAAGTCAAGCCCGTATGGCATATAAGTGCACCACTGGGCATACATAAACAGGCCGACCGACATACATATGGAGATTGTGGGCCGACCACTGGGCCTTAAGGTGAGAGTTTAAAAAGCCCAACTGCTTGCTCTTTACTCCTCACCTCTGGGGATCGAAACACGGGGGATCTTAGGCTTCACGATGTTAATTGAAACATGCTGTTCCAAAGTTCGTGACTTCTGGCTTCTCAATCTGCCCATGTTTCTCGCTTTCGATGTTGCGGTTTTTGTCACGGAGTTGGCCCAACGTTTGAAGGCCTACGTGGTCGGGCCGTTGGGAATTCGACGGCAGTTGGGTTATATAGTGCTTATCATGACAAACCTTTTTAGGATTGGCGGCACTCAAATCTTAGCAAATGAGATTATGGAACAACCATCCGCCGAACCTAACGCTTGTAATATTTATCAACGCTCACATTATGAACGATTctgttataaatattttatcggGAACAATAACTAAGTTAATCATTGTCTCACAACTCACtaacttaaatttttgaataaaagtgGTTTCCAATTTGATATGTTGATAAGCTCAAATTTGAGTTCCCTCTTGGCAATCTTCTTAGGCAAAGGTATTGGACTTTTACTTTGCGCTCCCAACAGATGGCATGAGAGTCGAAAATTGATTGGTGGAATGTTCTAACGAACATGCAACCTTCACGATTCAATCCGGCAAAAGAGACTTGAAGTGAAAGTGGGCGTTGGGGCATAATAACGCGATTCCAAGGTCACACGTGAGGGGGAATTATTGAGATGCACGTATTAGTTGTGTTTAGAAGTCCCATGTTCAGCTAATATTTATCCTAGTTGGCTCATAACTCGCTGGCTTAAATTTTTGAGTGATGTGGGTCTAACCGACTATGCTGATGAACTTGGATTTAGGCTCCATCTCAGTAATTTTCTTAGGTGAAGATGTTGGACTTTTTTTAGCACTCCCAACAGTGTCTCTCCAATTGTGGTGTAATAAGTGTTGAAAACAAACATAGCTAGAGCTGTTATACACAAGAATATTGTGTTTGGTACTACTTTTAGTTTTAGCTTTTGAATTTGTGCTTAACCTTGTGTTTGGAATCAAATGTTTGATTATTGTTGAACACCTCAAATCGTAAGAGATATATAAGTATTCCCcagaaattttgataatttttcaactATGTTATTTTCATATGGAGGTGCCTCGGAAAGACCACTTGATTTGTCATTCTAGCACTTGATTTTATGTGATTAGTCACGTGCTACTACGTGACCCTACTATAAGAGTTTCACTAAGGGTAAACTAAAAACAAAACTCTCTGCAGTAAgtactaaaatataaaataaaataaaagaagcagATCTAGGTCCAATCTAGACAGAATATAAATTTCGGTGTTGCACTCAAGAGAAACGGTTCTGGACTTATTTAATTTTGCTTaatctctatttatttaataatcGTTTGACTAATCTGAGACGATCACGCTTCCCGGGGCCCCACCCATGTGTAGGTGGTTAGTTGCTTCCCATGTTCAAATTTGAGTTCATCTGTCGACCCTACTACTAGGCCTCGTTTAGGTTTTTATCCAGAATCGGAATTCTTGAAGAATAGGAATCCAAATCCTGAAATTCATTGCGTTCTGTATAAAGTTTCGAGCATGGAATGCGATTAGTCTTGAAATCTGATTCCTCAAACAATATAAAAATTGGGATTATGTATTGGAATTCGACTAAGTGGCAATTAACTGTAAAACCATGAAATGGCCATCACCACCAAATGGGATCGCTCACCACCGGCAAGGGTGTCCAAACTCAAATTTGTATCTTCGGGTGCGCAGGCGCACGTGTGTGTATTGTGTTTGAAGCCTAATTGAAGACTAGGAAAGTTAACTCAGAAATAACCGAGCTGAGTTTCAATGTTGCGATTGTGCAGGTCAATAACTGCGTCCTAACACAATATCGTCGCGCGAGCCGAGTGACCTCTATTGAGGCAACCGATGAAAGTCACGATGCCGTGAGGTCTCTCCCTCTCACACTTTAAACCGAGCGATTGTACAGAGTGGAGGCCCAGTATTATAGCGGGATCTTTAGCCCAAGCGACCTCATATGGGGGCTGCATGGGTGAGGCCTTAAACAAGATCACGAAATGGGAATCCACTCATAAACTCCTTCAATTAGCACGTACACGTTATTTCAATTTTGGTAGTGATTCAGCATAGAAATGTATGACTGGAATGCGCACGTAATAACCGAATGGCCAATGAGTAGATTACTTAAATGCTTTTTACCCTACATTTAAGACCATCCATTTCACGTCACCATTGCTACGAATAGTCATTTGGAGCCTAAAATCTGAGTTGGGATTTTGATTACTCAACCATCGATGTTAGCTAGAGCTGTGGCAAGACGAGTTGGCTCATCATATCACCATTATTGGCAAGATTTCCCCGGCACATCCACATGGGTCGCACCTATTTGGGctcctttttatatttcaacCACTCCAATTCATTTTCGCATCCATATGGAGAAAAAGATCTCAGTGACCTTATGCAGTGCCGAGAGTGTCACGACCTTTCCATCACGTGGATACTCTCCCAGCAACAAGCACTGGCGCTTGGCAGGCCTACATGCAAACCCTTTTTTAGTGCTTCCCGAAGCGCACTCGAAGCTGTGGTAACGTGGATGCtacgtcctctctctctctctctctctctctctccatctgtctgtctgtctcgcGATTTGGACCACGTTTGGGTTCTAACTCCTTCAAACTCGTCCACTGATTAGCAACACGACGGAACAAATGAGACGAAGGCGGCCACTCGAAGAAGCCCACATCGACGTCTCTTTTAAATTACTTTATCGAAAACCCCCTTACTTTTGAccctcttgttcttttttaaaaagagagattcCCGTCGTAACCCAGCGGACACTTACGAGCTACGATCGCTTCTGTCTAAACCAGAACCCATGAAATTGCCCTATATATACACCACCTTTGTCTTTCGCTCCCTCGCCGAAACCTGCTTCTTTTCCCCTTCCGACCATGGCTTTGTTCCGACTCTTCGCGCTGTGGTCGCTGGCCATATGCTTCTGCCTCTGTCCTCACACGACGTCAGCTCAGCTGAGGCAGAACTTCTACGCCAACGTCTGCCCGAATGTGGAGGGCATCGTGCGCAATGCCGTTCGACAGAAGTTCCAGCAAACATTCGTCACTGTCCCCGGAACTCTTCGTCTCTTTTTCCATGATTGCTTCGTCCAGGTAATTTCGATTCCCCCCATGATTGACTTTGAAGACCCATTTGGTCATTTTTCGTTCGAGATTGACCAATCAGCAATCTTTTATTGGCCTTTCGTGTTTTGGGACTTGGTTTGGATCGATAGGGTTGTGATGCTTCGGTGATAGTGGCGTCCACCTCAACCAACAAGGCGGAGAAGGATCATCCAGACAACCTGTCGTTGGCCGGAGATGGGTTCGACACTGTGATAAAGGCGAAGGCGGCCATCGACGCAGTTGCGAGCTGCCGGAACAAGGTCTCGTGCGCGGACATCCTAGCCATGGCCACCCGAGATGTCATCGCACTGGTGGGTGTGCTAATTTCTCACGTTGAAATAGTTTTCGAGTCATCACAATGCCGATCGTTGTGACCCGAATGTCGATCTTGGTGCTGTGCATGAAATTGAACAAGCGAATTGGTGAAATTGCAGTCGGGAGGGCCGTCCTATGCAGTGGAATTAGGGAGATTGGACGGGCTGAGTTCAACGGCGGCGAGCGTCAATGGGAGGCTCCCTCATCCGACCGACAACCTTAGCCAGCTCAACGCCTTGTTTGCTGCTAATGGCCTCTCCCAAACTGACATGATCGCACTCTCAGGTAACCGCGCGTGCTCAGCACGGTTCCATCGCATGTGGATGTATAAAGTGAATACAACATGGTCGACTATTCAACAAATTAACTTGGATAGTTTCTAGTAACTACTAAATATGCTCCTTAAATTTATAACCCTTCTCGAGGGGTGCTACTGCTTCATCATGTGATCAAATTTGTTTGATAGACTATTAAGTTAATCGTTATCACCATATTATCTGATATATACTTCAAGAAACGTGAATttattggtttttttaattgatcaaaCAAACTATAAAACACGAGCCGGTGAGATTGCCCCGATCAGAGATG
Above is a window of Eucalyptus grandis isolate ANBG69807.140 chromosome 9, ASM1654582v1, whole genome shotgun sequence DNA encoding:
- the LOC104418455 gene encoding peroxidase 73 — its product is MALFRLFALWSLAICFCLCPHTTSAQLRQNFYANVCPNVEGIVRNAVRQKFQQTFVTVPGTLRLFFHDCFVQGCDASVIVASTSTNKAEKDHPDNLSLAGDGFDTVIKAKAAIDAVASCRNKVSCADILAMATRDVIALSGGPSYAVELGRLDGLSSTAASVNGRLPHPTDNLSQLNALFAANGLSQTDMIALSAAHTLGFSHCDKFSNRIYNFSRQKPVDPTLNPNYATQLQGMCPRNVDPRIAINMDPNTPRTFDNMYFKNLQNGKGLFTSDQVLFTDPRSKPTVNAWASNSRAFQSAFVSAMTKLGRVGVKTGKNGNIRRDCAVFN